A window from Hemibagrus wyckioides isolate EC202008001 linkage group LG19, SWU_Hwy_1.0, whole genome shotgun sequence encodes these proteins:
- the gnai1 gene encoding guanine nucleotide-binding protein G(i) subunit alpha-1: MGCTLSTEDKAAVERSRRIDRNLRDDGEKAAREVKLLLLGAGESGKSTIVKQMKIIHEAGYSEEECKQYKAVVYSNTIQSIIAIIRAMGRLKIDFGDAARADDARQLFVLAGSAEEGFMTAELAGVIKRLWKDGGVQACFSRSREYQLNDSAAYYLNDLDRISQSTYIPTQQDVLRTRVKTTGIVETHFTFKDLHFKMFDVGGQRSERKKWIHCFEGVTAIIFCVALSDYDLVLAEDEEMNRMHESMKLFDSICNNKWFTDTSIILFLNKKDLFEEKIKKSPLTICYPEYAGSNTYEEAAAYIQCQFEDLNKRKDTKEIYTHFTCATDTKNVQFVFDAVTDVIIKNNLKDCGLF, translated from the exons atGGGCTGCACGCTGAGCACCGAGGACAAGGCGGCGGTGGAGAGGAGCCGCAGAATAGACAGAAATCTGCGGGACGATGGAGAGAAAGCAGCGCGAGAGGTtaaactgctgctgctgg GAGCGGGAGAGTCGGGGAAGAGTACAATAGTCAAGCAGATGAA AATCATCCATGAGGCAGGTTACTCAGAGGAGGAGTGTAAGCAGTATAAGGCAGTGGTGTACAGTAACACCATCCAGTCCATCATCGCCATCATCCGCGCCATGGGACGCCTGAAGATCGATTTTGGGGACGCAGCCCGAGCG gacgATGCTCGGCAGCTGTTTGTGTTAGCGGGCAGTGCAGAGGAAGGCTTCATGACGGCTGAGCTGGCTGGAGTGATAAAGCGTCTGTGGAAGGATGGAGGAGTGCAGGCCTGCTTCAGTCGCTCCCGAGAGTATCAGCTCAACGACTCCGCTGCAta TTATCTGAACGATCTAGACAGGATATCACAGTCCACCTACATCCCCACGCAGCAGGACGTCCTGAGGACCCGCGTCAAGACCACGGGCATCGTGGAGACTCACTTCACCTTCAAGGACCTGCACTTCAA GATGTTTGATGTCGGAGGTCAGCGGTCAGAGAGGAAGAAGTGGATCCACTGCTTCGAGGGCGTGACTGCCATCATCTTCTGCGTGGCTCTCAGCGACTACGACCTGGTGCTGGCCGAGGACGAGGAGATG aaCCGGATGCATGAGAGCATGAAGCTGTTCGACAGCATCTGCAACAACAAGTGGTTCACAGACACGTCCATCATCCTGTTCCTCAACAAGAAGGATCTGTTTGAGGAGAAGATTAAAAAGAGCCCACTTACCATCTGTTACCCTGAGTATGCAG gctCCAACACGTATGAGGAGGCAGCAGCGTATATCCAGTGTCAGTTTGAGGATCTGAACAAGAGGAAGGACACTAAggagatctacacacacttcacctgcGCCACCGACACCAAGAACGTCCAGTTTGTCTTCGACGCCGTCACCGACGTCATCATCAAGAACAACCTGAAGGACTGCGGACTCTTCTAG